One Pleuronectes platessa chromosome 9, fPlePla1.1, whole genome shotgun sequence genomic region harbors:
- the sass6 gene encoding spindle assembly abnormal protein 6 homolog, with protein MEELFSKVLQVNVRCRDCEERKANIRVIINLQLTTSPVHKRDLLVRLTDDLDPYFLFNLSISEEDFQSLKVQQGLLIDFASFPQKFIDLLNLCYSEQESENPRFLLHLSCQSSMLEGPANFSVVETNAFKHLNHLSLHLVQGSDKEIKDYLAVRLSSLKVEKQALETKLKKTEDDLSRQLSYAQQTLSEKSKELDKLRSEWTCQSSSLSNRHSQELQLEREKAVELQSRLQQQIEQLRQDLESSHKKSSQQLHSRVTELEASCRELTERKYKNESSIRDLKIKLVGAEEECQRSKQQVLSLRRENSTLGTEVHEKERLVNQLQMRVAVLDQEVKDKDQLMRRTKEVLEATQQQKESVEENAENKELQMKKFESTVKTLSEELIKANGIIKKLQGEVRGLVGKIKVKNTVTVSQEKLLQDTSEKLQNVEKDLQSAQQQVITKDEQVSKLKEQLELTVQKLNESSEVLKTNENVINWLNKQLNEKHLSRNPQPPQCVGNPSVLSTTPGLRAQFYPQTVKPVICPGKTVDVTPAEQRAVQPASRQIGDYPGLDSKYFERRDDSIPIYGLSSNLLHREFTQQTKPPVASAYFSA; from the exons ATGGAGGAACTCTTCAGCAAAGTGTTACAGGTTAACGTGAGGTGCAGGGACTGCGAGGAAAG GAAAGCAAATATTCGTGTAATCATCAATCTTCAGTTGACAACAAGTCCAGTGCACAAACGG GATCTTCTTGTAAGACTAACAGATGATCTGGATCCATATTTTCTCTTCAACCTCTCTATATCAGAAGAAGATTTTCAAAG TCTGAAAGTCCAGCAGGGGCTACTGATCGACTTTGCATCATTTCCTCAGAAGTTTATCGACCTGCTAAACCTGTGCTATTCTGAGCAAGAGTCAGAGAATCCAAG GTTTCTCCTGCACTTGTCATGTCAGTCTTCAATGCTTGAAGGCCCTGCTAACTTCAGTGTTGTTGAGACAAACGCATTCAAACACCTGAATCACTTGTCCTTACACCTTGTTCAAGGTTCTGACAAGGAGATTAAGGACTATCTGGCAGTGCGTCTCTCATCTCTGAAG GTAGAAAAGCAGGCCCTGGAGACAAAGCTTAAGAAGACTGAAGACGATCTGTCCAGACAACTGAGTTATGCTCAACAG ACTCTATCTGAGAAGTCTAAAGAGTTGGACAAACTGCGTTCTGAGTGGACATGTCAGAGCAGCTCTCTGTCCAACCGTCATTCTCAGGAGTTAcagttggagagagagaaggctgtGGAG TTGCAAAGCAGGCTTCAGCAGCAGATTGAGCAGCTCCGTCAGGACTTGGAGAGCTCTCACAAAAAGAGTAGCCAGCAGCTTCACAGCAGAGTGACAGAGCTGGAGGCCTCCTGCAGAGAACTGACAGAGAGGAAATACAAGAACGAGTCTTCCATCAGAGACCTGAAGATTAAACTAGTCGGAGCAGAAGAG GAGTGCCAGCGCTCAAAGCAGCAGGTTCTGTCGCTGAGGAGAGAGAACAGCACTCTGGGTACAGAGGTCCATGAGAAAGAGCGTTTAGTGAACCAGCTGCAGATGAGAGTGGCTGTTCTAGACCAGGAGGTCAAAGATAAGGATCAGCTGATGCGCCGCACAAAAGAGGTGCTGGAAGCCACTCAGCAGCAGAAG GAATCAGTAGAAGAAAATGCTGAAAATAAAGAACTTCAGATGAAAAAATTTGAATCAACGGTGAAAACACTATCTGAGGAGCTTATAAAG GCGAATGGTATCATTAAGAAGCTGCAGGGGGAGGTTCGAGGCCTTGttggaaaaataaaagtcaaaaacACTGTGACCGTGTCACAGGAGAAGCTCCTGCAGGACACATCTGAGAAACTTCAGAATGTCGAGAAAGATCTACAGAGCGCCCAGCAGCAGGTCATCACCAAGGACGAGCAG GTGTCAAAACTGAAGGAGCAGTTGGAGCTGACAGTACAGAAGCTAAATGAAAGCAGCGAAGTGTTGAAAACTAATGAGAATG TTATAAATTGGCTGAACAAGCAGCTGAATGAAAAGCATCTGTCCAGAAATCCACAGCCTCCGCAATGTGTGGGGAATCCTTCAGTTTTATCCACAACCCCTGGACTAAGG gcTCAGTTTTATCCTCAAACTGTCAAACCGGTTATATGTCCTGGGAAGACGGTGGATGTCACCCCTGCTGAACAGCGAGCagtgcagccagccagcagacAGAT TGGTGACTACCCAGGTCTGGATTCAAAGTACTTTGAGAGGAGAGATGACAGCATCCCAATCTACGGTCTGTCATCTAACCTGCTCCACAGAG AGTTCACTCAGCAAACAAAGCCTCCTGTAGCTTCTGCTTACTTCTCTGCCTGA
- the ahsg1 gene encoding alpha-2-HS-glycoprotein 1, giving the protein MKALNVLVLLASVVLLCRASPVLEPVMCNEDHSAAAARMAVHDINEHHKHGYKFRLSEIKENKMDKVEEGCTIELHLDLLETKCHSISPKHFEDCETRQESSGAVMANCTVMMAVKDGNANVTRYDCDTRQVRTNREMSRMCPDCPTLIPLNSHEALTAIEKAVHEENINSTNEHFYVLQEVGRVMSGWMSSQGMYYSSEFVIVETHCPMGSRIAIQACDPLCPDRARHAFCRSFYTKGSGLRSVDCEYYPALNTTALGPGEKEPQCQYPHLMHLPRPAGHPSPAVHHPSAGGGRPPPPPPPHAHGHGQGPPSFAGSGPPPHAHGHGHGPPSFAGSAPPPHAHGHGQGPPSFAGGQGPPPHAKGPINRERVLPFFIGPCNGFLAYSDPALHPICPKPLPEPRNIPELARP; this is encoded by the exons ATGAAGGCATTAAATGTCCTGGTGCTGCTGGCCTCAGTGGTGCTGCTCTGCCGGGCTTCTCCAGTATTGGAGCCGGTGATGTGCAATGAGGATCACAGTGCTGCGGCGGCACGTATGGCAGTACATGACATCAACGAGCACCACAAACATGGCTACAAGTTCCGGCTCAGTGAGATCAAGGAGAACAAAATGGATAAG GTTGAGGAAGGATGTACCATTGAGCTACACTTGGACCTTCTGGAGACAAAGTGTCACTCTATCAGCCCCAAACACTTTGAGGACTGTGAGACCCGTCAAGAATCCTCGGGT GCGGTGATGGCAAACTGCACCGTCATGATGGCTGTAAAAGATGGCAATGCTAATGTCACAAGATATGACTGTGACACGCGACAAG tgAGAACCAACAGGGAGATGAGCAGGATGTGCCCTGACTGTCCCACGCTGATCCCACTCAACAGCCATGAGGCTCTCACAGCTATTGAAAAAGCTGTGCACGAAGAGAACATTAACAGTACCAACGAGCACTTCTACGTCCTGCAGGAAGTGGGACGGGTGATGAGTGGG tggatgtcgtCGCAGGGGATGTATTACAGTTCTGAGTTCGTAATTGTGGAGACTCATTGCCCAATGGGATCCAGAATTGCCATTCAAGCATGCGACCCCCTCTGCCCTGACAGAGCC CGTCACGCTTTCTGCAGATCATTTTATACAAAAGGATCTGGGCTTCGGTCTGTTGACTGTGAATACTATCCTGCATTG AACACAACTGCTCTCGGCCCGGGTGAGAAGGAGCCCCAGTGTCAATACCCTCATCTAATGCACCTTCCTCGTCCTGCTGGCCATCCTTCCCCCGCTGTTCATCATCCCTCAGCTGGGGGGGGccgaccaccaccaccacccccaccccatgCTCACGGTCATGGTCAGGGCCCTCCTTCCTTTGCTGGAAGTGGACCCCCACCCCATGCTCATGGTCATGGTCATGGTCCTCCTTCCTTTGCTGGAAGTGCACCCCCACCCCATGCTCATGGTCATGGTCAGGGCCCTCCTTCCTTTGCTGGCGGTCAAGGACCCCCACCCCATGCTAAAGGCCCAATTAACAGAGAAAGAGTGCTCCCCTTCTTCATCGGTCCCTGCAATGGATTCTTGGCTTACAGTGACCCAGCTCTCCATCCCATATGTCCCAAGCCTTTACCTGAACCCAGAAATATCCCAGAACTCGCGAGGCCCTGA